One genomic segment of Helianthus annuus cultivar XRQ/B chromosome 14, HanXRQr2.0-SUNRISE, whole genome shotgun sequence includes these proteins:
- the LOC110906963 gene encoding uncharacterized protein LOC110906963, which produces MSSSSTSPHPAVTVNSIKNLIPVILDIETGHYTTWSEMFKIQCKAHLVFNHLQPKSTTETASSSDTNKDKEKEKDTPIETWERLDSIVLQWIYSTISTDLLHTVLKPDTTAYKAWTTIANIFQDNKATCTIDLNNKFANTHQDQFPNMSAYCQALKVIFDQLTNPGSPVTDEQFVLHLYSGLTEQYENTASVIQQMKPLPDFYDTRSRLCMAESRKLSHVRHAAQSAGTALNATIEPQQKDNRDRADSQVEGLGRRFQIIERKFLLVHNYMLFGVYERESCVDTQVFDM; this is translated from the exons ATGTCTTCATCTTCTACTTCCCCTCACCCCGCTGTCACCGTAAATTCAATCAAGAACCTTATCCCAGTCATCTTGGACATCGAAACAGGCCATTACACAACCTGGTCAGAGATGTTCAAAATACAATGCAAGGCACATCTGGTATTCAATCATCTTCAACCGAAGTCGACTACGGAAACCGCATCCTCCTCTGACACGAATAAAGACaaggaaaaagagaaagataCCCCTATCGAGACATGGGAGCGTCTTGATTCCATTGTTTTACAATGGATTTACAGCACAATCTCCACCGACTTGCTACACACTGTTCTTAAACCCGACACCACGGCTTACAAGGCATGGACTACCATTGCCAATATCTTCCAAGACAATAAGGCCACCTGCACAATCGATCTCAATAACAAGTTCGCCAACACCCACCAAGACCAATTTCCAAATATGTCTGCCTATTGCCAAGCACTCAAGGTGATTTTCGATCAGTTAACCAATCCGGGCTCTCCCGTTACGGATGAACAGTTTGTCCTACACCTTTATTCCGGTCTGACTGAACAATATGAGAACACTGCATCGGTTATACAACAGATGAAGCCCCTTCCGGACTTTTACGACACCCGCTCACGCTTGTGTATGGCCGAATCAAGAAAGCTTAGTCATGTCCGACACGCAGCCCAGTCGGCTGGTACGGCACTTAATGCCACCATTGAACCGCAACAGAAAGACAACCGGGACAGGGCAGACTCACAG gttgaaggactaggCCGgcgcttccag ATAATTGAGAGGAAGTTTCTGTTGGTGCACAATTATATGTTGTTTGGTGTTTATGAGAGGGAGTCATGTGTTGATACACAGGTTTTTGATatgtga